In Candidatus Cybelea sp., the following are encoded in one genomic region:
- a CDS encoding RNA-binding S4 domain-containing protein, whose translation MRLDKFMKVSRLAKRRSEAHEALEHGRITREGKPLKPGYQVKPGDVLEIHYATKFVTVRVRDVPLRVTPAVKPADLYELVDSRKDEAEWL comes from the coding sequence GTGCGGCTGGATAAGTTCATGAAGGTGTCGCGGCTGGCCAAACGGCGCAGCGAGGCCCACGAGGCCCTCGAGCACGGGCGAATTACGCGGGAAGGCAAGCCCCTCAAGCCCGGCTACCAAGTGAAGCCGGGCGACGTCCTCGAGATTCACTACGCCACGAAGTTCGTGACGGTCCGCGTTCGCGACGTGCCGCTGCGCGTCACGCCCGCGGTCAAGCCCGCCGACCTGTACGAGCTCGTCGACTCCCGAAAGGACGAGGCGGAGTGGCTGTAA
- a CDS encoding MATE family efflux transporter → MAQARTAHRGVNIFEEGKPMWQILLVFLVPLMLSNVLQSASQTMASIWIGRLISTHALAAVSAVFPIVFLLFSFVFGVSSGSSVLVGQAYGARDLHKVKKIAGTVLGAALYLGIIVAILGAFGSPIVLKWLATPADILPQSDAYARVVFLTMPIFFFYFVYVTILRGTGDSTTPFYTLLVSSLLAIAVTPLFIVGALGLPKLGVVSAAVSGLIANSAALGWLIFYLARKDHPLKFDRETLSDMRIDWKILGAVVRIGVPTGIQVMMVSLAELAVISFVNRFGSDATAAYGAVNQVVGYVQFPAISIGISASIFGAQCIGARREDKLGSVVRSAVGLNYVVGGCIIVLCYVFAWAILGWFITDRHTLDIAHQLLMITLWGYLLFGNSAVLSGLMRGSGSVLWPTINGVFAIWCVEVPVAFFLMHRIGLDGIWLGYPISYCVVLALQFSYYEFVWKRKTHERLV, encoded by the coding sequence TTGGCGCAAGCGCGAACGGCGCACCGCGGGGTCAACATTTTCGAGGAGGGCAAGCCGATGTGGCAGATCCTCCTCGTCTTTCTGGTACCCCTGATGCTGAGCAACGTTTTGCAGTCCGCATCCCAGACGATGGCGAGCATCTGGATCGGCCGCTTGATCTCCACGCACGCGCTCGCCGCGGTCTCGGCCGTTTTCCCGATCGTCTTTCTGCTTTTTTCGTTCGTCTTCGGCGTGTCGAGCGGCAGCAGCGTACTCGTCGGTCAGGCCTACGGGGCGCGCGACCTCCACAAGGTCAAGAAGATCGCCGGCACCGTGCTGGGTGCGGCGCTCTACCTGGGCATCATCGTCGCGATTCTGGGTGCGTTCGGATCGCCGATTGTCCTGAAGTGGCTGGCGACGCCGGCCGATATCCTCCCGCAGTCGGACGCCTACGCGCGCGTCGTCTTTTTGACGATGCCGATCTTCTTTTTCTATTTCGTGTACGTCACGATCTTACGCGGCACCGGCGACTCGACGACGCCCTTTTACACGCTGCTCGTCTCGAGCCTGCTCGCGATTGCCGTGACGCCGCTCTTCATTGTGGGCGCGCTGGGGCTGCCCAAGCTCGGCGTGGTCAGCGCGGCGGTCTCGGGCCTGATCGCCAACAGCGCGGCGCTGGGGTGGCTGATCTTTTATCTCGCGCGTAAAGACCATCCGCTCAAGTTCGATCGCGAGACGCTCTCCGATATGCGGATCGATTGGAAGATTCTGGGCGCGGTCGTTCGCATCGGCGTGCCGACCGGCATCCAGGTGATGATGGTCTCGCTGGCCGAGCTCGCCGTAATCTCCTTCGTGAATCGTTTCGGCTCGGACGCGACGGCAGCGTACGGTGCGGTGAACCAGGTCGTCGGCTACGTCCAGTTTCCGGCGATCTCGATCGGCATCTCGGCGTCGATCTTCGGGGCGCAGTGCATCGGCGCGCGCCGCGAGGACAAGCTCGGCAGCGTCGTGCGTTCGGCGGTCGGCTTGAACTACGTCGTCGGCGGCTGCATCATCGTGCTGTGTTACGTATTTGCCTGGGCGATTCTCGGCTGGTTCATCACCGACCGTCACACGCTCGATATCGCGCACCAGCTCTTGATGATCACGCTCTGGGGCTACCTGCTCTTTGGCAACTCCGCGGTGCTGTCGGGCCTGATGCGCGGCAGCGGCTCGGTGCTCTGGCCGACGATTAACGGCGTCTTCGCGATCTGGTGCGTCGAAGTGCCGGTCGCGTTCTTTTTGATGCACCGCATCGGCCTCGACGGCATATGGCTGGGCTACCCGATCTCGTATTGCGTCGTCTTAGCGCTGCAGTTCAGCTACTACGAGTTCGTCTGGAAACGCAAAACCCACGAACGCCTCGTCTAG
- the whiA gene encoding DNA-binding protein WhiA — MAVISADTKDALARELPSERHCREALLVSLALYGGAGEEFVTHRNSVARLFWSLLDERKRYPIEARAPTRLARLPTFAVALPERLREIPAKPVHKCDRLVELRAAFLACGSLAAGTRGYHLEFVVRDERIAQRLAWTLRSNGVPAKEARRKRRVVLYLKEFDAIAELLTRIGAFTAVLQLEDVRALRETKNRIHRLVNTEAANLQRSAAAAAEQRRVIEFLANAYGLPALSPPLRELAELRLRHPDESLAELGRRCSPPIGKPTVSSRFGALSRLADSLRGVQGSPRAVG; from the coding sequence GTGGCTGTAATCTCGGCCGATACGAAGGACGCCCTCGCGCGAGAGCTTCCGAGCGAGCGGCACTGCCGGGAAGCGTTGCTGGTCTCCCTGGCGCTCTACGGCGGAGCCGGCGAGGAGTTCGTAACCCACCGCAACTCGGTCGCGCGCCTGTTCTGGTCGCTGCTCGACGAACGGAAGCGCTACCCGATCGAGGCGCGGGCGCCCACCCGGCTCGCGCGCTTACCGACCTTTGCCGTGGCACTCCCGGAGCGCCTGAGGGAAATCCCGGCCAAGCCGGTCCACAAGTGCGACCGGCTCGTCGAGTTGCGCGCCGCCTTCTTGGCCTGCGGATCGCTCGCGGCGGGTACGCGGGGATACCACCTGGAGTTCGTCGTTCGCGACGAGCGCATCGCCCAACGTTTGGCGTGGACGCTGCGCAGTAACGGCGTCCCCGCGAAAGAGGCGCGCCGGAAACGGCGCGTCGTGCTCTACCTCAAGGAGTTCGACGCGATTGCCGAGCTGCTCACACGCATCGGCGCATTTACCGCGGTGCTCCAGCTGGAGGACGTACGCGCGTTGCGCGAGACCAAGAACCGTATCCACCGCCTCGTCAATACCGAGGCCGCGAACCTGCAGCGCAGCGCCGCGGCCGCGGCCGAGCAACGGCGCGTCATCGAGTTCCTCGCCAACGCCTACGGCCTGCCGGCGCTCTCGCCGCCGCTGCGCGAGCTGGCGGAGCTGCGCCTTCGCCATCCCGACGAATCGTTGGCCGAGCTCGGCCGCCGCTGCAGTCCCCCGATCGGGAAGCCTACCGTGAGCAGTCGCTTCGGCGCGCTAAGCCGGCTCGCCGACTCCCTGCGCGGCGTGCAGGGGAGCCCCAGAGCGGTCGGGTAA
- the mazG gene encoding nucleoside triphosphate pyrophosphohydrolase, with product MLVRIAGLGPGDPGLLTIGTLEALRTVGKAVALMAPPDLTGYLSRNGITIVRDLVDDPALFVRGGSDEIERFAQRLQGDFIGDAIGLGVLGNPLSDFPGLPPLLRLLESRGIATEIVPGVPRATLSASITMPLVPLPPQSAHHSWDDLVEIMARLRMGCPWDREQTHRTLVPYLIEETFEVVDAIEGEQLDALCEELGDLLLQILFHAQLATEVGKFSIADVVDALSNKMVRRHPHVFGDAVIEDVDAQWRNWEKLKALEKTGRERKNRLDGIPKQLGALQRGQRMQEKAARVGFDWPDVSGILEKLTEELGELAEARRQPQDDPHVREELGDVFFTLVNLSRALGIDAETAVREANEKFYRRFSFMEERAGKEGKQLSDLSLDELEELWKLAKT from the coding sequence GTGCTGGTTCGCATCGCGGGCCTGGGCCCGGGCGATCCCGGGCTCCTGACCATCGGTACCTTAGAAGCCCTGCGCACCGTCGGCAAGGCCGTGGCGCTGATGGCGCCGCCGGATCTCACCGGCTACTTGTCGCGCAACGGCATAACGATCGTCCGCGATCTCGTCGACGATCCCGCGCTCTTCGTACGCGGCGGCAGCGACGAGATCGAACGATTTGCGCAGCGACTGCAGGGCGATTTCATCGGCGACGCGATTGGGTTGGGCGTACTCGGCAACCCGCTCTCGGATTTCCCGGGTCTGCCGCCGCTGCTGCGGCTGCTCGAGTCGCGCGGCATCGCTACGGAGATCGTTCCCGGAGTGCCGCGAGCGACGCTCTCCGCTTCGATCACGATGCCGCTCGTGCCGCTGCCGCCGCAGTCGGCGCATCATTCCTGGGACGATCTCGTGGAGATCATGGCGCGGCTGCGCATGGGCTGCCCCTGGGATCGCGAGCAGACGCACCGCACGCTGGTACCTTACTTGATCGAGGAAACGTTCGAAGTCGTCGACGCGATCGAAGGAGAGCAGCTCGACGCGCTCTGTGAAGAGCTCGGCGACTTGCTGCTGCAGATCCTTTTTCACGCGCAGCTCGCGACGGAAGTCGGCAAGTTCAGCATCGCCGACGTCGTCGACGCGCTCTCAAACAAGATGGTACGACGGCACCCGCACGTCTTCGGCGACGCCGTGATCGAAGACGTCGACGCGCAGTGGCGCAATTGGGAAAAACTCAAGGCGCTGGAAAAGACCGGACGAGAGCGCAAGAACCGGCTAGACGGAATTCCCAAGCAGCTCGGCGCGTTACAGCGCGGACAGCGCATGCAGGAAAAGGCGGCGCGCGTCGGCTTCGACTGGCCGGATGTAAGCGGCATTCTGGAAAAACTTACCGAGGAGCTGGGGGAGCTCGCCGAGGCGCGCCGCCAACCGCAGGACGATCCCCACGTGCGCGAAGAGCTCGGCGACGTCTTCTTCACCCTCGTCAATCTATCTCGTGCGCTGGGCATCGACGCCGAAACCGCGGTGCGCGAGGCAAACGAAAAGTTCTACCGGCGTTTCTCCTTCATGGAAGAGCGCGCCGGTAAAGAGGGAAAGCAGCTCTCGGATCTCTCCCTCGACGAACTCGAGGAGCTATGGAAACTGGCGAAAACCTGA
- a CDS encoding peptidylprolyl isomerase → MSKAQRLTVGLAALLLGTSLAACSDSGAVATVNGQPISEASFNARLQTTPLARTVLQQMVQDVLIQQYAKSNNITVTDAEVDARETQLKQNFPSGSWDEMLKSRGLTEADVKAALREQIILDRALAKDVNIKPSAISDYFNKNHATFDTPEEVTARHILVPNLAEAQKVEQLLKSGQSFASVAKQYSTDPGSKDKGGELGTFRRGQMVPAFDKVAFTLPVNQISEPVKSPFGYHIIQVEARVPGKKATVASATAQITDILRQQQEAPLIQPFLQGLQQKADIKSTNPNFAQLFPPSAANAQTNGAPPAAGNAAASPAAASSAAASPAAASPAAASPAPAST, encoded by the coding sequence ATGTCGAAAGCCCAACGCCTCACCGTAGGCCTGGCCGCCCTTCTGTTGGGCACGTCGCTAGCGGCGTGTTCCGATAGCGGCGCGGTCGCGACGGTGAACGGTCAACCGATCAGCGAAGCCTCGTTCAACGCGCGGCTGCAAACCACGCCGCTGGCACGTACCGTGCTGCAGCAGATGGTGCAAGACGTGCTGATCCAGCAGTACGCCAAGAGCAACAACATCACGGTCACCGACGCCGAAGTCGATGCGCGTGAGACGCAGCTCAAACAAAACTTCCCTTCCGGCTCCTGGGACGAGATGTTGAAGTCGCGCGGTCTGACTGAAGCTGACGTTAAAGCAGCGTTACGCGAGCAGATCATCCTCGACCGAGCCCTCGCCAAGGACGTGAATATCAAGCCGTCCGCGATCAGCGACTACTTTAATAAGAATCATGCGACGTTCGATACGCCCGAAGAGGTGACGGCCCGGCACATTCTCGTGCCGAACCTTGCCGAGGCGCAGAAAGTCGAGCAGCTGCTGAAATCGGGACAGAGCTTCGCCTCGGTTGCCAAGCAATACTCAACCGATCCCGGCAGTAAAGATAAGGGCGGCGAACTCGGTACCTTCCGTCGCGGACAGATGGTGCCGGCCTTCGATAAGGTTGCCTTCACGCTGCCGGTCAACCAGATCAGCGAACCGGTGAAGTCGCCGTTTGGCTACCACATCATCCAGGTCGAAGCGCGCGTACCCGGCAAGAAAGCAACGGTCGCGAGCGCGACGGCGCAGATCACCGATATCCTGCGTCAACAGCAAGAGGCTCCGTTGATCCAGCCTTTCCTGCAGGGTCTGCAGCAGAAGGCCGACATCAAGAGCACGAACCCGAACTTCGCGCAGCTCTTCCCGCCCTCGGCCGCGAACGCGCAGACCAACGGCGCGCCGCCGGCTGCGGGAAATGCGGCCGCTTCGCCGGCTGCCGCGTCATCGGCCGCCGCGTCACCGGCTGCCGCGTCACCGGCCGCCGCGTCGCCGGCACCGGCCTCTACCTAG
- a CDS encoding PadR family transcriptional regulator, with protein sequence MKFAVLKLLADMPSHGYELIRAIREKGWGGGAGSVYPLLAALEAAGFISGREEGDRRIYELTEKGRKMLEERAADIGRFFEGDEEEEGTGDARAQMREAADRLMHAVSQMSYSSKPETVERVRELLDDARKKIYEVLAQE encoded by the coding sequence TTGAAGTTCGCCGTGCTCAAACTGCTGGCCGATATGCCGAGCCACGGTTACGAGTTGATCCGGGCCATTCGCGAAAAGGGGTGGGGCGGGGGCGCCGGCTCGGTCTACCCGTTGCTGGCCGCGCTGGAGGCCGCGGGCTTCATCTCCGGGCGTGAAGAGGGCGATCGGCGCATTTACGAGCTTACCGAAAAAGGAAGAAAGATGCTCGAGGAGCGTGCGGCCGACATCGGCCGGTTTTTCGAAGGCGACGAAGAGGAAGAGGGCACGGGCGACGCGCGGGCGCAGATGCGCGAGGCGGCCGATCGTTTAATGCACGCCGTCTCTCAAATGAGTTATTCTTCCAAACCGGAGACGGTCGAGCGCGTGCGCGAACTGCTCGATGACGCCCGCAAGAAAATCTACGAAGTGCTCGCGCAAGAATAA